In the Raphanus sativus cultivar WK10039 unplaced genomic scaffold, ASM80110v3 Scaffold1446, whole genome shotgun sequence genome, AAGCGCTAACATAAAAAAGAATCATTGGTAGCACATAACATACATACCGAGACCAATGGCGTCAGATCCTTTCATGAGACGTAAACGCTTGCATGTATCAACGAACATTCtaataaataagtaaatttaGAAAGGAGTTATATAAAATGATCAATAAAACGATCGAAGATTTtatagaaaagaagaagaagacgtacGGCCAAGGGACGTCGCCGACGAGCATCCAGTCACCGTCTTTGTCTCATAAGATGGAACATAGTCCCAACTGTTCACTACATCCCTAAGTTTCCGTTCATTCATGAAGTCTATCattccttcttctcctccattTTTTCCTTCGACTTTGTAAcaacaatattattattttcaaagagCTTCGTTTATAACATGCATGAAATTGTATATCTAGcaagaaatatatattcaaCGTATATATACCCATAGTAAAAGAGCTGAACATGTTGGACAAAGCATTAGAGAGTTCGTCGTAGCTCTTATACATCTTTAAGTCGACTTTTCTCAAGTACGGTGCTCCATCCATCGAAACCTTTACAAACACCGCCGTCTCCTTGACACCGCTTGATTTTTGGCTCGAACCCATCACGTTCTTCCGGTACGATCTCACCGGTGGCCATCCCACAACTTGTGccctataaaattatatatacagaAAAATGGGAAACCGTTATGTTATACACAAGGTTTCAAATTATGTATGTTATTCATAGTTAGCTATCACCGGTTGTTACGTATAGACATATCAGTTAAACTGTTTGgacttcttatatatatatatattatatatatatataaagaaaagaattTACAGACATATCCCTGTTTTTTTTCTGCAGGGGCTATTTATATTAGGTAGCGTTTGTAAGAACAACAATCAtgttaatttaaatgatattaacatttttaggaaaacataatttattttttctatgaAACTTACAGTTTTCCTTTTAAGATGgatgagaaaaaaagaaaattaagtgaagatcggaaaataaatagaaaagggaGAATGACAAATTTACTTGGCAGGAGGCTTGGTAGGATCTTTGGGACATGTACTCTTTTCTTTAGAAACAGAAGTCATGACGTCATGAGTCTTAGAAACTTCTTTGCTTTCAGGTTCATTGTTCAGATTGAGTTTCAGATCAACCGTCTCCGAGAATCCTCTCTTGGTTCCGGTCACTCCACCGGGAAGACCAAGACACAGCTCAGTCTCCTTAAGATTCAGCTCGATACTGCCTATCATTGTTAACCTCTTTTCTTCTCAATGCTTTTCTTCTTCGTGTGAAGGTGATGAGGAAGGTAGAacaacgtttttttttttaaatacacaaATAATACAAAGTGAGATAAGTCTCTATTATATCTCTCTATCTATAGGTGGTAGCTGCATGTGTATATCGTATTGAGAGATTTTTTAGCTAAATGGATTTAGACACGTGGATGAATCTCAGCCCTTCGATGAGTGAACTTGTTCGACTTTACACTAATCACTAGTATTACTTAATAActgttaatttattaataaaatctttcctgcaattttattttgttggttgtACATGATTGCATTGCATTTGATTTGGACATGATCTTAACCATTCTTATATATAGGCTTACTTTCCAAAAATAAGATAAAGTTACAATACTAAAAATTTAACATCcctttaataatttaataaagttttcacagggaaataaataaaattttgcaaaTTTGTAGTCATCTATTATATATGGTCTGAAATCCAAGGACAATACTTGGGTTCAGTCCCTATGGTGAATTTTCAAATTCACCGTTtctctaataaccaatcaaagtgccaactagattaatgattaaaaatattaaataattttttcaaaaatcaaaataattaaaaaaataaatagtgtcaattttaataatgctaatatcactatctaatccataaactcaaattctataccctaaatccaaattctaaaccctaaattctaaattataaacccaaactctataccctaaaccaaaattctataccctaaacccaaaccataaatcataaacccaaaaacctgaactctaaacctaaacctataccctaaacccaaatcttagctAGACTCCAAAtccaaaacgtaaatacaaaatccaaaccctataccctaaatatttggattaatattgatgttgttcttttgaaatttaaggttaagaattaaattttggatttagagttcatgtTTGGGTTActgtctaggatttgggttcagggtctacggtttgggtttatggtttggttttagagtataggatttgggtttagggtctatggtttgagtttagggtataattttgggtttaaagtttagatttcttggtttatgatttatggtttgggtttagggtataaagtttggGTTTgaggtatagagtttgggtttataatttaaaatttagggtttagaatttggatttagggtatatagtttgaatTTAGGGATTAAATAttgacattagcattattaaatgtgatattatttatttttttaattattttatcattagtcTAGTTGACACTTTGATTGATTATTAGGGAGGTGGTGAATTTGAAGGTTCACTATaggggggtgaacccaagtcttgtccgaaatccaacatatatttaaaatatgtgtgTATTATCCAACGTATATGCGGAAGAAACCCCATTCTTTTCTTCCAACATCATACATTAATTTCCATATAGTACCAGTtgtaaacttaatattttttacaaaaaaatctttTGGTAATTAAACATCtggataattttatttatttataagagtgTACCAGCCATTTTGGTGAGGTCGCAGACATCTCATATGAGAGTGTATCACTAGAAATAcacatattattaatataactaTGTTATGCTTTTTGACttccaaatataatatttttcaactatatagttttagtttaattttcgCCGTAAGATTCTTCGCCGGAACCTTCCAATTATGCATATCACATCCACATGATTCAATTATTCATCCCACAATAAAAGCGCAGCCCTCTTGGAAATGATTATTCTCATACCACCAACACAAAATAAAGGATACTATGCATCTtctatacttatatattaaaaacaaacatatacaTAGAACGAAATGTGTATCTAGTGATATACAAACGCTTTATACCCACTTCATATAGTTTGTAGCAAACAGTCTGGTGGTTCTCAGGACATTTATGAGGCCACATGTTCATACTAAATCGATTGTTAAGACAAAATCTATCTtgttaaaacagaaatattataacttcttctaggtggattttttaagttggacatcacattattattcttagtctaacctttcatttaaatatttccttaaagagtttaatatcaaccatctatcatttaactccactATAATATCTATgtcttatattatatacatctattaaacaaaatatatattcttttcgtTAGAATATactcacattatcatatttatattatatcagaGTACAAATATAACACtccctctcttttattatagtcaaatgaatacaataaatatctccaatataaatattacacgagtctgaattcttcaaaatataaatataaatagatagaaataaaaataaatattacacattttattaaaaatataaatattattatacgagaggttgataaaaaaatacaactatTACACGAATCCTTAGCCTgtcattatacaattttgactATCTCGGTCTGGTTATCTCCTAAAccaattgattcaattaaccaaataacttaaAGAACACGTTTCCTCCCATCATCaaactataattatcttaaacacaaaacctCTTTTAGTTAAAAGAACAATTATTTGGCATCTAATACTGAtgaatcttaaattttaaatagcttAATACAGaacttttgaaactcaatactaaagatatcagaatatattttctttgatgctcaaataatcgaggtttgttttgaatatacactaaatagaatatagtaacgtatatttttatttcaataacagaaacatcaatttatactttaaaaaatcGATTATTGGAAAACTTCTTCACCAAGTTGAGTCTACTATGcctaaaatctcggttacaatcagatattcacaatcaaattgacaggtttgaaaaatcatgaatatggaaaaccATCTTCTCCAAATTTATTCTACTATACTTAAAAACTCGGTGTCaagatattttgtatttattatatctaacttaataggttagaaaatattcatttcCTCCCACTAATATGTGTGTATGAGTACTTGCTTTCGTATTCTTCATTGGGCATTTACAAAACATTCAGAAAAAACTCCCAAAAAgcacaatgtcaaaaccaaatagtattggttgatattttttttttgaaactcaacagtattggttgatattatattagtgttttcaccatacagtatatttttaatacaccaataaaaaactattaataaaaaacagttttaacattgttcttaaACAATACGTTTTGGACAAactcgaaattatataaaaccacaCATTATGTGAAAAGCACAAACTCCAAATTGTATTAACTATTATAGAGTATATGTtatgtgttaaaaataaaaaataaaatccgcgcggtcgcgcgggtcatgatctagtaatAGTATTATTTTGCTAGAATACATAATAATCATGTGTGGCATTCATTGGTTGATATATATGAGAGCCATGttatctactttattaaaatagaagtacataTATGGAAATGCCCTTAGTTTTCCCTATTATTTACAAGCaaatgccactgagaattaataATGTCTTTGCGTAAAAAATTCATGTCTTTTCCACGTTTTAACACTTTTCTAAACTAACGCTAACAGACTACGATGAAGGAAACTAATAATTAAATGATCAATGTACTTCATCTTCTAACTATGCCATGTTTTCCTTTACCGATAACATTACGCCTGCAATATTAAACAACCACAATCATAGTTACCATCGACTTTTATATCAAAAGTTAACACACAGTCATCTATATGCATAATGTAAAATGTATGAAAATTCatagaattaattaaaaatcagcTCATCACAACTATAACGATCGTAAGAGTAAACATattatatctaaatttttaaattggtttaataattttcattagtttatattaattataaaatatttgactAAATAATAATGGCCCAAAAGTTGGTATAATAATAGatctttttgaaaacaaaaccccattagtttatattaattaattaattaaatcaattaatattttatgatcTGGGAATGATgtcataataaatttaaaatttcacatCCTAAGTAATAATAGAGATAGATGattaatatagatataatattacACTTGATAGTGGTTACTTATAACTTTGCCTAAAAATATTCGAACTCATTTTAAACTATTAacattatttcttttcttttttttggcacaaacaaataacaaataacattatccaaatttataaaaattaatatacaattgAATAACCATATTAAATTCCTTGATCTCAAATATATTGCTAATTTGTCAAAATTGTAGtatggtttatatatattatatatcataaattagcaacaaatatttttacaacataATAGAACTCATAATTAATAcccccggtcgggcgggtccaGGTCTAGTTTGGTTTATAAAAGATATGCTACTAGATGTTATGATGAATGATACATCTCGTATTGTGTGGATGAAAACCAGGTTGTTTTCAGAGGCAGATTTGTAGTGATCTGTTATATGATGTTAATGAAGAAGATGTGATGGCCTTTGACCATGTCGATCTCGTATTGAAGAATATATAGTATTCATAgaaacgaagaagatgaagttattgtttatttttaaccGAAAAAGCCTAAAGCTtgaatttgttaatatatatctatataccTAGTTTATCATATCTGTATAACCCCGATTATATCTTTGAGgaagattttttctttttcttttattcatgcTCGGCAGTATCATATACAGCGACGTATAATTGTAACAAACGCTCATTATTTGTATTTTCAGTTATACTTGACAACATCACTGCTTTATGATTTTCTCATATTTCAAAGAACTTTTAAGTCCAAAAATGAATTCCACGAAATCTTATATCGTTGGATGCAACCAATCCATTTAAATGACACAGCGATTAATGATAAGTGGTCAAAGCAAATCAAATCTGGAGCAGAAGTTCCAGCTAGAACTTTCACTGCtttatgataataatataaaacgtAGAAAAGACATTTCCTTAAAAGATCGGGTAtccactctttttttttttttccgccaatagattatattaaataaacgGGCCAAGCCCAAACAAACGGCCGAAGCCCAGTTACACTAAAATCCGCTACAGAACTCAAAAGCCAACGGGCTACACTAAAACAAGAGCAACAAGCCCACAGCCCAAGCAGTGCACAGAGAATCTAAAAACGGCCCACGGCCCAACCTTGAAACCCGCCCGACCCAGACCAGAAAGCGCGTCGAGGAGGTAACTCGCCACGTGGGGAGCTCTGCACCAAAAACGCGACACGCGTCTTCATCTCCTCAACTCGACCGCTTCAGTCTCACCGGCGCCGGAACCAACACTTTCACATCACCCGTTCGTCGGAGCTCGGAAAACGCCAGAGCCTCCACCCGAAACCATTACATCTCTTCACCGCGTTGTCATCACGCCGATAAGATCAATCGACATCCCGATATCTTCATCGACTTTGTAACACTTGAAACCCTTGACACGCACTCGAAGAAGCCAACCCCTTTTCCACGGATTCGTCATCTTACCGGAGATCTCTCGTCTACCGGAGTGACTCCTTCCGCCGTAACCGCAAACAACCAAACTAAAAAAACGACAGAACGAACCTAACCCAAAAGACCCGGGTTCCTGAGCGGCAGCGCAGATCTTTAGTAGCCTCCGCACTCCGAAGACCAAAGCCGGCGAAGACAGATCTGAGGGAGATCTTCTTCCCGGAAGCTTGAACCGGCGTTTGTGAATCTGAAGAAGCCTCCACCACCCGGAGAACACACCGCTTGACGAAGCTGACCGCTCCCTCTCCACTGAAACCTTCCGACGGACGCGTCGTTACTCCATTCCCGAGACCACCGACAGAGATGGGGGCGGAACCAGAGCTCAGACAAGGCCTCCGCTGCCAGCTCTAGGAAGAAGGAGCCAAGAGGAGCAAAACAATAGAACAGAAGGGAACTCCGGCGTCGGCACGGACGCTCACACGCCGGCCGAACGCCGGAGATCTAGaaactctctcttctctctcttctctctcttctctctcttctctctctttcgcATGCGTTTTCAGTGTAATAATACGGGTATCCACTCTAGTAAGGAGAATATCAccttaaatacaaatatatattaggctcgaaatttggtgtttttttaataacacATGTGGTATATACCAACTACGTACGTACGTAAATTATGTTAATTCATTTTGTAGTTTTAAATAACCAGTCAAACGGAATTTCTAAATACGGCATTGTTTTCTGATATCGCATGTACTAACGTAACCAACGTATATTCGATAAATTTGAAAAGTAATTAAGAGACtaaaaaaacatattgattCTAAATTAAGGGTTTTCGAACCCGGAAACAAAACCACCCTAACGAAATCGAGATGGGACATGAGAGCACGTTTATCGCAGAACCGGAAAAGgggttctttcttttttttctttttcatttttctttttttttatccgattttttttttaaaaaaaagataaattaatcGTGGCCGCCCACGTGTAAGTGGGGCCCACGATCAGGAAAAAACTCACCCAATTTCGTTTCTTCCTCGGGAGATTTTTTCCTTTGGTTTTGACAATTTTGTGGGGTCCACTCCTTCTCTCCTCCCTCAAGATACCTCCAATATCCTCCGATAAACCTGCTCTGAGTGGCATGAAAatccaaaagaagaaagagtaCAAAACATCgccataaattttaaaaacaaattttaaattactgaCAAGAAGGAAAACATGGAGATTATGAAGGGACAAGTTAcatccaataaaatttcaaaggcAAAAACATCTTTAAAACCCTACTTTTGTTCCTTGATTTGTCTACATCCCTCTCTTTAACCGCTTTCTCTCCTTTTGTTTCTATCCCAAAAACTCACATGAGTTTTCAAATCAACAAAaccccaattttttttgttaaatatatggGCCGCGTTGTCACATCAGTTTGTCGTGGTTATTATATGAGTATCTACTTTACTGATCAATATATACGGATGTGTTAATCACTATGCCATTCACGTGTTGTAAACCAGCTGTGAGTAATAtctactccttccgtttcatattaagtgtcgttttaaagaaattttttcgttgcaaaataagtgtcgttttagagtttgaatgcaaaatttattaactttattctccattctatttttctattggttgaattgtatcggtaatgatgtttttatattaaaaatatacaaaattaaatgctttcttaatccgtgtgcataaatctaaaacgacacttataatgaaacagagggagtataagaCTATAATCGACGCATgacaacaaaaattatttatcttttatatcaattattttactacaagaaaaatttcacaaaattaatttaaagttATATTATCCCTAGAATCTAGTAAATGGATTATATGCGAAGCTTTAATGAGATTGAACGAATGCATGCAACCATGCACATCTGTATATCAACAATCACaagaatatatgaatatttggACATCACCCGTATTTGCTTTTTATTCAAGATTACGATCACCTTTGATGTGTAATCAAGATTAGAttttatatacacacacatatatatggTCCAAGTCTGAAAGTTATGTGCATCACGTCGAAATTAATGACTTATTATCAAAGGTATATATGTGCTGCATATTAACTTGCAAGATAAGAACGTGTGAGGACCAGGTGTCCTTTCATTTGGACCTAACAAGGCCACAACTCTTGAAATTCTACCACACAAagatcattttgatattttttttttcgtcttcatttattagtttttttttgttcttaagtTTTATTATTAGTGTTGGAATATACTTTCCCACATTTAAAGAGTGCAGCCAAATGACATGCATGCATGCAACTTAAACGACAAAACCATATAATTTTACATTGACTAAACTGtatattgtgtttttttgtgaAAGCCATAATTTCTGGGGGTTATTTGTgaagtaaccaaaaaaaaaaactaaaattagttTATTCTGCGTGACTCAAACAAATTACTTTACGTCAACACAAGCTCTACAGTTTTCACGCAAGCAATTATTTATCATCAGTCTATATATGTGTTAAAATAATCAATGAACTGGTAATCGAATTTCGTGAATTTTTTgtcatttatttaaaacatgTATACTGCAAACCTCATGTATGaagtattcatatttttatGCATATTGGTATATCATATCAAAGCTCTGATTCAAAATGTGGATATCGAATAGTGGACTAGAGGATAGCTTATGTACATATGATATAATAACACTAAATTCAAACTTCTTAGCAAAATTCTTCTAAACTAGGTTATGTACATTCATTGTAATACTATTTAACCAAATGTTTTTGAACTGTATATACGTATAAAGAAAATATGCGAGAATCTGCCACTATACGCTCATGATATCTATATTCTATATGTAGGGATAACTCATAACAATGTAGCCTCGTAGTTGGGGCTAACCGCAGTACCATTGCTTGAAATTTGTATCGTTTACTTAATTCTTAAAAGTAGTTAATTAATCGACTAATTAAACTCCCATAAttctgcaaaaagaaaaaaaattgttacctAGGCGACTCTTACGATTTACGATGGTCTACAAAATTTTGTTCAAAGAGATTATtaacttataattttattttattgaatgaaTCTTTATAATCATCGTAACTCGGTAATCAAATATGTTGGGATCCAAAACATTCGATATTTGGTTGATCCCGAAAACTTTAACGGTGAGATCAACGACGATTTGCAGAATCGCAAGTTAGGTAAATAGTGGGATGAGATTAGCATACAAGAGATTTGGGGATCGCTTTTTTGATCGTATTTGACCCGTAAAGATATTCTCTTTGTCCAAATAATTCCAAagattttagtcaaaaaaaaaaaaattccaaagaTTAACAGGTATTATTCTGGCCATAaatctttgaaaatatattatttatcataACAAACACATGCTCATCATGTTATAAACTTCCGTATATTGTTGTGCATACAACACCCATTTTACTAATTCTGCATATTATTATATAGGCAATAAGCTTAAAGCACTtgccaaaaatattaaattatttggttCAAAAACCTATTAAATTGTGCTAAATGCTGGTAGTTGAACAGATCCCTCAAATTAATGAGGAAGCTTaagtaaaatcaaattatatgcgatttaaagtttataacgTTGGCTTCCAGCTTAAGAAAATGGACAAAATTTTGTTGGTTAAGAGTATAGTGAGAAGATTGGAGTGGTCCACAACGCCGTCAAAGCAAAATAAGTCCAATTTGCGTCGGCCCAGCCCATTTAGTGGCTGAAAAGCATCACATTCCGTGTATAGATGGGACCCGTTTCTTTGTTGCTTCTTATATAATTCGTACACGTGGCGGTCAAGACGATAGTGGTGATCTTCTGTAGGATAAGCAAATATATTAATGACAGTTGTCGTGATTATCATGTCGGCAAATACAATTAAAGAACGTATCATCTTTAGGTTCACTTCTTTGGCTAATGATGGATTCTCATAATTCATTACGTTTTGAAGCtgttcctttttcttttcttttttttttgtaaaggtTTATACTAGTATCATATAGTGTAGACATTATACCACAGACTCTAGTTACTATTTACTAAAACCTCGGTTAAGAGAATAACCAAATCGAACCAAAACCTAGATCAGATTCAACTCGAATGAGTTCTATTGAACCTCCATATAAGTAGAATACAGCCAATGACACACACTGTAACATGAACCAAGACAGAGAAAAATCTGCTGAAGATCTATTTCTCAGGTCCCAAACAAAAACTACAAAGACCCCATTTATCATGTTGCTGACACTATGCCTCGAGCTAGTAAAACCTAAAGGAAGAAGTCTTGTCGTGATTGTTTCAGATTCTTTTATACGTGTGTGGCTTTGTCAGGTCTTGATCGTTGATTGTTTAGAGACATAGAGACAAAACTTGTGGGCTTTAGCAAAATCCACAAAAGAACAAAGACAGGTTTTGTCTATTTGGCTCTGTTTTAGGCTCTTCAAGACCCAAATTACTTGTTTATTGTAGATGAAGTGATGGAGCGGAAGCAACCATAAACAGCTCAaccaaaagattaaaaaatcacGTTTGGGACATGTTAGCTCAACCAAGGGATCAtgctttttgtttgattaatatAATCAAATCAATACAACGGATAAAAAAgtattattcttttttcttttgtaacacACGAGAATATTATTCTTCCATAAAGCAAAATTTTTACTAACTAAATCAAAACTGaatacaaatttagttttaaatgtctatttataataaatcttTAAATCTATGTAACCcataatcttattaaaattggaaaactataaaaatgaaaaatacgGTAACCATCTATGTAaactaacaaataataaaagatatttgGAGCTGCATCATGAAGTTAATGAAACAAACACAACAAAAGTGAACTACAAACAAcgcaaaaagaataaaaaactaGCTAGACCTTTAGGTAGAGTAGAGTTAAGTAGTTAACTAGGTAGGTTGATCTATTACCAGAAGTAAAGAAGATAAGAATACCTGATAAATCATTGGTTCTGAGATTAGATCAAGAGAGAGGTGAtgaacatatatgtatatggcAGACCACATGTGGTGGGGATTAAAGATATGATCTGCACCGTCTATCAAAAGAACGAtagataagttttttttggttttggacagTTAAGAGAAAGAGGAAGTGTGTCCCACAAATGTCCCGCAAGAAGATGGGACACACTTTTGCCTCAAAGTTGCTGCTACTACTACCGACAAGCTTAGcatgtttctctgtttttcctTTGTccttaattagaaaaaaaagtttcttcTATGAATCTATCTTCTATAAAACAACTCGCTTCCACGAAGCCTCACTTCATCTTCACTATCAACTTCTCTATAACCAATAGCTTTCCTTACTTCTCCAGTGTGAAAATGGATGAGTTTGTTAACCTAGAGGCAACCGAGCTGAGGCTGGGATTACCAGGAACAGACAATGTATGTGAAGGAAGAGAAAGAGTCTCTTGCAGTAAAAGAGCATTACAAGGTGCAGCTGAGAATGAGACTGAATCATCAACGATGAAAACGGAAACGTCCCCTCCACGCAAGTAAGTTTTAAACACATAACTTCTCTGAATCTGACTTGGTGATGAACCAAAAAAACTTTAGTTTATTGACAGTGTTTTTCCATTTGCAGGGCTCAGATTGTTGGATGGCCACCAGTTAGGTCTTTCAGGAAGAACATCGTTCAAACAAAGAAGAACGAATCTGAGAGTGAGGGTGGTCGAGGACTCTATGTGAAAGTAAGTATGGATGGTGCACCATACTTGAGGAAAATAGATTTGAGTTGTTACAAAGGATACTCAGAGTTACTAAAAGCTTTAGAGATGATGTTCAATTTCTCGGCGGGAGAGTATTTTGAGAGAGAAGGATATAATGGTTCAGAGTTTGTGCCTACTTATGAAGATAAAGATGGTGACTGGATGCTCATTGGAGATGTTCCATGGGAGTAAGTCCTTATcatatatgtcaaaaaaaaaacttcataaaaataaaaataacaattttttaacttttttatggGTTTGTTTATTGTTGCAGGATGTTTGTATGCACTTGCAAAAGACTGAGGATCATGAAAGGATCAGAAGCCAAAGGCTTCGGATGTGATGTATGAGACAAAGATTCATGAAGCCTAAAAGAGGCACAAGAACCTAAAGAGAGCAGAGTTTCTTTGGGTCAAGAAAAAATCTGGTCGTGCTCGGGTTGTCGGGGAAGACCTATGTTCAGGATACCTCATCGGTGAATTCGAATGTAGAGATGCTTAATGGTATTAAGCACATAAAACTGGAACCTAaatactttcttttgtttttgtttcagaaACAGGGCAAACG is a window encoding:
- the LOC108842547 gene encoding LOW QUALITY PROTEIN: auxin-responsive protein IAA3 (The sequence of the model RefSeq protein was modified relative to this genomic sequence to represent the inferred CDS: deleted 1 base in 1 codon), with amino-acid sequence MSRKKMGHTFASKLLLLLPTSLACFSVFPLSLIEKKVSSMNLSSIKQLASTKPHFIFTINFSITNSFPYFSSVKMDEFVNLEATELRLGLPGTDNVCEGRERVSCSKRALQGAAENETESSTMKTETSPPRKAQIVGWPPVRSFRKNIVQTKKNESESEGGRGLYVKVSMDGAPYLRKIDLSCYKGYSELLKALEMMFNFSAGEYFEREGYNGSEFVPTYEDKDGDWMLIGDVPWEMFVCTCKRLRIMKGSEAKGFGCDV
- the LOC108850620 gene encoding LOW QUALITY PROTEIN: auxin-responsive protein IAA17 (The sequence of the model RefSeq protein was modified relative to this genomic sequence to represent the inferred CDS: inserted 1 base in 1 codon) — protein: MIGSIELNLKETELCLGLPGGVTGTKRGFSETVDLKLNLNNEPESKEVSKTHDVMTSVSKEKSTCPKDPTKPPAKAQVVGWPPVRSYRKNVMGSSQKSSGVKETAVFVKVSMDGAPYLRKVDLKMYKSYDELSNALSNMFSSFTMGKNGGEEGMIDFMNERKLRDVVNSWDYVPSYXDKDGDWMLVGDVPWPMFVDTCKRLRLMKGSDAIGLAPRAMEKCKSRT